Within the Salvelinus sp. IW2-2015 linkage group LG19, ASM291031v2, whole genome shotgun sequence genome, the region GGTTCAATGCTGGTCCTTACTCAGAGGGAAAGAATTTGAACAATTTGTAATCTTGGACTAGCTATTTTGTtctaatacaacaacaaaaaaatcattgCAGTAGCCTATGCTTTCAAATCTGACCCTTAATTTATAGTTTATCGGTAATTGAAAATGTGTGCTCTCGTTAGCTTGGTGATCATTCCACACATTACAGTATATTTTTCGAAGAAGAGACTGATGTGAAAGGCATTCATACTAAATTGGGTCGTTCCACGAAGAGTGCCTTTTGCATCTCTTGGAtattttaagtcaaaattgtGCAACAATATTGaatttttaaaagcctgttatattaatgatgtgccctttaatatagaccccaTGGATAATTCAACAGCTCACATTTTTATTATGGGtaaaggcttgctaaagtgccaaaattcagcatttggACATGCCCCTCTGTCAGCCATGTCACTTcaaggaagattttaacccacttaatcccAAAATGTCTCCCAAGTTTTACATTCATTGTAAATTAAGTCCTAGTTATTTTCTTGCttttgacagtcatttctgaaggttattatttattttaaatgtgattagtgattcatttacgtctgtccctcattttaaagccaaccctgttacgtgaatttaacttttttttatatatatatctgaaactaatccttttaaaatatttttctgtCAAGAGAAACATTGAACAGCTAGCTAATAGTAAAATCATAGAGCAGGTGATCTGGTTCatctctttttggccattttgtggTGGAAAAACGAGGGGGGGTAGCATAAtacatcaaccctgttactgaAACAGGCTAGACATTTTTaaacaatatttgttttttttgggggggggggggtgaagctTGCATGCATTTGCCactctgttgcacacaacaagcttcaatGCTGATTTAAGAAGAAgtcatcaaccctgttacattccacaagcatttctctacacccgcatTAATATCTGCATGCGAccaattacatttgattgattatttggcacttactatagtcatttctttatttaacctcttgagatgggaaatcatgttttgaattgtttttattaaattgtatttagattttttttacccctttttctccccaattttgtggtatccaaattggtagttagtcgtctcatcgctgcaactcccgtacggactcgggagaggagaaggtcgagagccgaGACGCACTGATCTACCGGTTGAatatggtgagattgtagacgcCTACAGTGAATTGATAGTACAGTTTGTTTTGCCGATTTTACAGCTATTTAGCTAGTTCACATGCTGATATTATCTCCaatattgtgtgtagctacaccagccagcccatagagagagcCATGTATTGTGGATTTTGTAGTAGACTTGAGCTACAACAGATTTCCATAACGATTTCCACGTTgttaccaaccttattataactttgttcacaaaaaaatattgttCACAAAGTGTtttttaacactgtaaattattaaagttacacttctcaaaatgcACCAAGTTTGTGGAACGGCAATTATTTATATCAGTGAAAACTGATTACACTTGCTTTTATTTGGTCTTCACCCACATCAGAAATAAATACTTGTGATTATTAATTTTTGTTGGCGCCAACGCATGAATGTACTGTAAGGAAAGTACCACCCTCATGATGTCAGGTTCTGAAGTCAGACTTTCCATCTCCCATGAAGGTGGTTTGAACAATTcaggtttctttctttctttcaataCAAGTTTGAAAAGACTGTAGATTAGTGTTCATTACTGTGTattatcattgtaaataatgcaGTACAAGAAATATACTGTCTTCAAATGCTCCTTGGAAGTGGATAATACGAGGTTCCAGCTGGGCAATAACCACTTGGAACAACTCTCCCAAGTCTGATGTCCAAGTGAGAAAGTTTgagatgttatttttttttctcacctttattaaaccaggtagaccagttgagagcaagttctcatttacaactgcgacctggccaagataaaacaaagcagtgcgacacatggaataaacaaaacatacagtcaataacacagtagaaaagtctatgtacagtgtgtgcaaatgaagtaagataagggaggtaaggcaataaataggccatagtggcgaaagaattacaatttagcaattaaacactggagtaatagatgtgcagaagatgaatgtgcaagtagagatactggggtgcaaaggagcaaaaaaaacaatatggtgatgaggtagttgggtgggctatttacagatgggctatgtacaggtgcagtgatctgtaagctgctctgacagctgatgcttaaagttagtgagggagataatgaggtctccagcttcagtgatttttgcagttcgttccagtcgttggcagcagagaaatggaaggaaaggcggctaaagtaggaattggctttgggggtgaccagtgaaatatacctgctgagcgcgtgctacgggtgggtgctgctatggtgaccagtgagctgagataaggcggggctttacctagcaaagacttatagatgacctggagccagtgggtttggcgacgaatatgaagcaagagCCAGCCATCAAGAGCATaccggtcgcagtggtgggtagtatatggggcttttggtgacaaaatggatgcactgtgatagactacatccagtttgctgagtagagtgttggaggctgttttgtaaatgacattgccgaagtcaaggatcggtagatggtcagttttacgagggtatgtttggcagcatgagggaaggaggctttgttgcgaaataggaagccgattctagatttaattttggattggagatgcctaatatgagtctggaatgagagtttacagtctagccagacacctaggtatttgaagttgtccacatattctaagtcagaaccgcccagagtagtgatgctagatgggcgggcaggtgcaggtagcgatcggttgaagagcatacatttagttttacttgcatttaagagcagttggaggccacagaaggagagttgtatggcattgaagctcatctggaggttagttaacacagtgtccaaagaagggccagaggtatacagaatggtgtcgtctgcgtagaggtggatcaaagaatcaccagcagcaagagcgacatcattgatgtatacagagaaaaagttggccagagaattgaaccctgtggcacccccatatagactgccagaggtccggacaacaggctctccgatttgacacactgaactctgtctgagaagtagttggtgaaccaggcgaggcagtcatttgagaaaccaaggctgttgaatctgccgataagaatgctgtgattaacagagtcgaaagcctaggccaggtcgatgaagactgctgcacaatactgtcttttatcaatggcggttatgatatcgtttaggaccttgagcgtggctgaggtgcacacatgaccagctctgaaaccagattgcatagcggagaagttacggtggattcgaaatggtcggtgatctgtttgttaacttggctttcgaagaccctagaaaggcagggtaggatagatataggtctataacagtttgggtctagagtgtcaccccctttgaagagggggatgaccgcggcagctttccaatctttggggatctcagacgatacgaaagagaggttgaacaggctattaATAGGGGTGATGTTGACACCCGAGTTTGAGTTGTGACATTTCATCACTGACCTTTCACCTTTTCTACCAAAAGATGATCAAGCAAATACATTTTTGACAACATCAAACGTATGTACATGGATAATGTAGCTAGCTGGACCAATTGGATCAATGTTAAGTTAACTAAATGTATCAttagtaatgttagctagctaatgtaccAAGCTAAAAATCGCCATGGTTGAAGAATTGTTCAGATTTGAACAAGAGCATGTCGGATTTTCCAGTTACGATGAGCATTTGAAGGCAGCAATGGTGTGCTTGCTGAAGGGAACAACAGTGTTATTCCTCATACTTAAAAAGAAACTCGCCAGTCACACAAACACTCAACATTCAAGAATAATTTatcctattttttatttatttttttatttcacctttatttaaccgggtaggctagttgagaacaagttctcatttgcaactgcgacctggccaagataaagcatagcagtgtgaacagacaacacagagttacacatggagtaaacaataaacaagtcaataacatggtagaaaaaaaagagaatctatatacaatgtgtgcaaaaggcatgaggtaggcaataaatcgaataattacaatttagcagattaacactggagtgataaatcatcagatgatcatgtgcaagaagagatactggtgtgcaaaagagcagaaaagtaaataaataaaagcagtgacGGAAAGGTTGTAGTCATAGGATAAGGCACAATCTTATGCACATGAGCAGTACTGGTACTTGGAAAACCGAAATAGATCACTTCAAAGTAACAATATAATGATTGCCTAAAAAAGGTAGATGGTgttgaaacaatgttttttttttaacaagattCAATACTTATCTATCTAGAATGCTTCTTAAAAGCATGCTTAACAGCTAACTCTTTTCCATTAGCTAAATAATTTACAATGAATTTAAGGGCTAATTAGTCGCTAATACGTACGCAATGCagaggcacacttaaccatcaaAAATATGTAACTTTAAACTCTTTGATCTTTAAAATGATCACAAGGCCAGATCAGTATTTAGCACCGTCAATGTGTCCAGCCAGATACACCAGATGAAAGTTAACTCTAATCTAGGCAATCTAATCCAAACTGTGAAAGCGTTTCATTTTTCAAGATTCCAGTCAAATTAACTACCACATGTTTTAAGGTTGTCTTGTGCATCTCAGTGTCCATTCAGCCCCagtctcctcctccactcacCCCCGTCTTGCCCTCTCCTCAGTGGGTATAAAAGAGGACGTTTATTTACCAACTTCACTTCATCTGGAACCTCCAGCCTCATCAATCTGATCCACTGAACTACTGAACCACACGGACTGTGAGTATCAAAGCGGGAGTTTAGCAACTTAAGTTTCTGGGTATAGCATGTCTCCTGCTATATGTTGTGTAGCCTTGGCAACAACTGAATTATCTGGTGTTCAGGGATACAGCCATTTTAAACCTAGCTTCCTTTTCCACTGAAAACGGTTGTGGGAACtcttacgcctgctacgttaagTTATATTTTGTGTTACAGGTGATAACGCCAAGTAGTGATTTGAATTTgctaaaaactgaaatgtcttttgGGGCCACTTAAACTCTTGCCAACAGTCAGGGTGCCTCAATTGAGTGGAAGAGTGCTAGTCGggcttcccgagtggcacagtggtctaaggctgtgccactagagattctgggttcgagtccctgctgggagacccatggggcggctcacaattggcacagcgttgtctgggttaggggagggtttggccggcagggatgtccttgacCCATcatgcactagtgactcctgtggcaggctgggcgcagtgcccgctgacatggtcgccaggtgtacggtgtttcctccgacacattggtgcggctggcttccgggttaaatgggcattgtgtcaagaagcagtgcggcttggctgggttgtgtttcagaggacgcatggctctcgaccttcgcctctcccgagtccgtacgggagttgcagcgatgtgtagacaagactaactaccaattggatgccaTGAAATTTGgggggaaataaaaaataaagagtgCTATTCACCATTTGAAAGGTGGTCCATTGAATGGGCCATTATATTACTAATTCAAAAGTgattaaattacacatttttgcCATGGGAATATTTGCTTTAGGAATTTAGAAAAGGCTAGCGATATGTAATTTTTGCTAAGcagagttttatttatttattctttatttcaGAATCATGAGCAAGAACTACATGTCCAAGTATGATGAGATGCGTAAGGGAGACTACATGTGGTCCAATAACAAGGAATACAAGGCAGTTTTCCAGGTAGGTACATTTACAGCTATTGCTGAACCAGTGGACAGTGGCTCCCAAACTGTGtggtaaaacatattttttttaatggttatTCGCATACACATCCTTACCACAACCCTTTATCTCATCTGCACAGGAGGACGGTAACTTTGTCATCTATGGCTGGAGGCAGATGTGGTCCTCTGACACCGCCGGACAGCGCGACGCCTACCGCCTGTGCATGCAAGACGACAGCAACTTTGTCATGTACAAGAGGGATAACAAGATGATGTGGCAAACCAAGAGCCAGGCTCAAGGGTTCAAGATGTGCCGCATGTACCTGCGTAACGACGGCAACCTGGTCGTCGAGAAGGACGGAGAAGAAATGTGGAACTCTTCTTCCTCCAAGGGTCACAAGCAGTGAACGTCCTGACTC harbors:
- the LOC111979471 gene encoding B-type lectin plumieribetin-like yields the protein MSKNYMSKYDEMRKGDYMWSNNKEYKAVFQEDGNFVIYGWRQMWSSDTAGQRDAYRLCMQDDSNFVMYKRDNKMMWQTKSQAQGFKMCRMYLRNDGNLVVEKDGEEMWNSSSSKGHKQ